From a single Heterodontus francisci isolate sHetFra1 unplaced genomic scaffold, sHetFra1.hap1 HAP1_SCAFFOLD_86, whole genome shotgun sequence genomic region:
- the LOC137362015 gene encoding histone H4-like, whose amino-acid sequence MSGRGKGGKGLGKGGAKRHRKVLRDNIQGITKPAIRRRARRGGVKRISGLIYEETRGVLKVFLENVIRDAVTYTEHAKRKTVTAMDVVYALKRQGRTLHGFGS is encoded by the coding sequence atgtctggcagaggtaaaggaggcaaaggactgggcaaagggggagcaaagcggcaccgcaaagtgcttcgtgataatatccagggcatcaccaaaccagcaatccgccgccgagCTCGCCGTGGCggtgtcaagcggatctcgggtttgatctatgaggagactcgcggggtgttgaaggttttcctggagaatgtgatcagggatgcggtcacctacactgagcacgccaagcgcaagacggtcactgccatggatgtggtgtacgctctgaaacggcagggccgcactctccacGGATTCGGCAgttga